One window of Amaranthus tricolor cultivar Red isolate AtriRed21 chromosome 11, ASM2621246v1, whole genome shotgun sequence genomic DNA carries:
- the LOC130827060 gene encoding cytochrome c biogenesis CcmF C-terminal-like mitochondrial protein has translation MIQLHNFFFFITSMVVPCGTAAPVLLKWFVSRDVPTGAPFSNGTLIPILISSFLLLVYLHSRKFIRSIDGVKSGVLVRASCPILLPDIIGRSSSETRARNALFCFVPILHFLLLEFKGDFSYLESFCGVLRLLFFRTFFSLPRDRSAKRERARRRKGQTLRPNGNEQGRNEKRKCPGRPHLEKRVEGVGPVAFPVPPSSGGACMGGVLPEIGLEAPTLPTSRQLMAVGHDYYQKVSMKMNISHGGVYIFMLGVLLSTNTKKIQFTQRLPLGSELHMGKEHCCLRGLDHLHGPTFHSICGNLMIYKPSLTNDRLIFEHNESLRADLLSINFLASYDNGKLEHFLHRWMKNREHPNFWLSMFPEKRYFRETTSTTEVAIHTNPFTDLYASIGTGSSRTGGWYTTIMKLPFIFFIWIGFLLASLGGSRSLLRQLQKDKLRWN, from the exons ATGATCCAACTAcataactttttctttttcattactTCCATGGTTGTGCCTTGTGGCACGGCAGCACCCGTACTATTGAAATGGTTCGTCAGTAGAGATGTTCCCACAGGTGCCCCTTTTTCCAATGGTACTTTAATTCCTATTCTTATCTCTTCATTCCTTCTTTTGGTTTATCTACATTCCAGGAAATTCATACGCTCTATAGACGGAGTAAAAAGTGGAGTCTTGGTCAGAGCAAGTTGCCCTATTTTATTACCAGACATAATTGGGAGAAGCTCATCCGAAACTAGAGCTAGAAACGCCTTATTTTGTTTCGTTCccattcttcattttcttcttctcgAATTCAAGGGGGACTTCTCCTATTTAGAATCTTTTTGCGGTGTGCTCCGTTTACTATTCTTTCGTACTTTCTTCTCTTTACCACGCGATAGGTCAGCGAAGCGTGAGCGGGCGCGGAGAAGAAAAGGCCAAACACTTCGGCCTAACGGGAATGAGCAAGGACGAAATGAAAAGAGAAAGTGCCCCGGGCGCCCCCATTTAGAAAAAAGGGTCGAAGGGGTTGGGCCTGTAGCTTTCCCCGTCCCCCCTTCGTCGGGTGGTGCTTGCATGGGGGGTGTGCTACCTGAAATCGGGCTTGAAGCTCCCACCTTACCAACGAGCCGACAGCTGATGGCTGTTGGTCACGACTACTACCAAAAAGTTAGCATGAAGATGAATATTTCACATGGGGGAGTGTACATCTTTATGTTGGGTGTTCTTCT GTCAACTAACACAAAGAAGATACAGTTCACTCAACGATTGCCCTTGGGCTCCGAACTCCATATGGGGAAGGAACATTGTTGTTTGCGGGGTCTCGATCATTTACACGGACCCACTTTTCATTCCATTTGTGGGAATTTGATGATCTATAAACCGTCCTTAACGAACGATCGGCTCATCTTTGAGCATAATGAATCACTTCGTGCCGACCTCTTGTCAATAAACTTTTTGGCCTCATATGATAATGGAAAACTGGAGCATTTTCTGCATCGGTGGATGAAGAATCGCGAACATCCAAATTTCTGGTTAAGCATGTTCCCAGAAAAAAGATACTTTCGAGAAACAACGAGCACGACTGAAGTGGCTATCCATACAAATCCATTTACGGATCTATATGCTTCGATTGGAACTGGAAGTTCAAGAACAGGAGGCTGGTATACTACCATAATGAAActaccttttattttttttatttggatagGATTTCTGTTGGCTTCGTTGGGAGGCTCGCGTAGTTTGTTACGTCAACTCCAAAAGGATAAATTGCGTTGGAATTGA
- the LOC130827056 gene encoding uncharacterized protein LOC130827056, with protein sequence MQGGCIANIGSCGTGFDSASGSVRTKKFRTKGSELADRKGKKKKAMPRAPSIRCSSIDEALSLSSRARCNKG encoded by the coding sequence ATGCAAGGGGGATGTATAGCTAATATAGGATCTTGTGGAACAGGATTTGATTCTGCAAGCGGTTCGGTACGAACGAAGAAATTTCGAACAAAAGGATCGGAACTCGCTGAtaggaaaggaaagaaaaagaaagcaaTGCCAAGAGCTCCGTCAATCCGCTGTTCATCGATAGACGAAGCTCTCTCCTTATCATCTCGTGCCAGATGCAACAAAGGATGA
- the LOC130827064 gene encoding LOW QUALITY PROTEIN: cytochrome c biogenesis CcmF N-terminal-like mitochondrial protein 2 (The sequence of the model RefSeq protein was modified relative to this genomic sequence to represent the inferred CDS: deleted 1 base in 1 codon), translating into MERKRPLLCLFVGPPARTQWSGWLVVSGSRRNASFMPRVLATARIHSVILPLLHSWTLLLNIVTFLCCVLGTFSIRSGLLAPVHSFATDDTRGIFLWRFFLLMTGISMILFSQMKQQASVRRTYKKEMVVARSTLVHLRHLARAQPRPLMLK; encoded by the exons ATGGAAAGAAAAAGACCGCTACTTTGCCTCTTTGTTGGACCGCCGGCGCGAACACAGTG GTCGGGGTGGCTGGTGGTTTCGGGATCCCGTAGA AATGCTTCTTTTATGCCTCGGGTATTAGCCACAGCTCGTATTCATTCAGTAATTTTACCCCTTCTTCATTCTTGGACTTTGCTTCTTAATATTGTGACTTTTCTATGCTGTGTCTTAGGAACCTTTTCAATACGGTCCGGATTGCTAGCTCCCGTTCATAGTTTTGCTACAGATGATACACGAGGAATCTTTTTATGGCGGTTCTTCCTTCTAATGACCGGCATATCTATGATTCTTTTCTCTCAGATGAAGCAGCAGGCATCGGTCCGTAGAACCTATAAAAAAGAGATGGTTGTAGCGCGAAGTACTCTTGTGCACTTACGTCACTTGGCTCGCGCGCAACCTCGCCCCCTTATGTTGAAGTAG
- the LOC130827063 gene encoding NAD(P)H-quinone oxidoreductase subunit K, chloroplastic-like, with protein sequence MQRKKKNKIETVMNSIEFPLLDRIAQNSVISTTSNDLSNWSRLSSLWPLLYGTSCCFIEFASLIGSRFDFDRYGLVPRSSPRQADLILTAGTVTMKMAPSLVRLYEQMPEPKYVIAMGACTITGGMFSTDSYSTVRGVDKLIPVDVYLPGCPPKPEAVIDAITKLRKKISREIYEDRIKSQQKNRSPGGLLASVYHLTRIEYGVDQPEEVCIKVFASRRNPRIPSVFWVWKSADFQERESYDMLGISYDNHPRLKRILMPESWIGWPLRKDYIVPNFYEIQDAY encoded by the exons AtgcaacgaaaaaaaaaaaataagattgaaACAGTTATGAATTCCATTGAGTTTCCACTACTTGATCGAATAGCCCAAAATTCAGTTATTTCAACTACATCAAATGATCTTTCAAATTGGTCAAGGCTCTCGAGTTTATGGCCGCTTCTCTACGGTACCAGTTGTTGCTTCATTGAATTTGCTTCATTAATAGGCTCGCGATTCGACTTTGATCGTTATGGACTGGTACCCAGATCGAGCCCTAGACAAGCGGACCTAATTTTAACAGCAGGTACCGTAACAATGAAAATGGCACCTTCTTTAGTGAGATTATATGAGCAAATGCCTGAACCAAAATATGTTATTGCTATGGGAGCATGTACAATTACAGGAGGGATGTTCAGTACCGATTCTTATAGTACTGTTCGAGGGGTCGATAAACTAATTCCTGTGGATGTCTATTTGCCGGGCTGCCCCCCTAAACCAGAAGCAGTTATAGATGCTATAACAAAGCTTCGTAAAAAAATATCTCGGGAAATCTATGAAGATAGAATTAAGTCTCAACAGAAGAATCGAT CACCAGGCGGGCTGTTAGCTAGTGTGTATCATCTTACGAGAATAGAATACGGTGTGGATCAACCAGAAGAAGTATGCATAAAAGTATTTGCTTCAAGGAGGAATCCTAGAATTCCGTCCGTTTTCTGGGTTTGGAAAAGCGCGGATTTTCAAGAACGGGAATCTTATGATATGTTGGGAATCTCCTATGATAATCATCCACGCTTGAAACGTATTTTAATGCCTGAAAGTTGGATAGGATGGCCCCTACGTAAGGATTATATTGTCCCCAATTTTTATGAAATACAAGATGCTTATTGA
- the LOC130826609 gene encoding probable cytochrome c biosynthesis protein: MSIYELFHYSLFPGLFIAFTYNKKQPPAFGAAPAFWCILLSFLGLLFCHIPNNLSNYSVLTANAPFFYQISGTWSNHEGSILLWCRIPSFYGFLLCYRGRSQSHNVSKRGGHRESLLFSFVLNFVKNSILSLPRYEQKRIGLLAGQLFFTRRFTLKGK, from the exons ATGTCAATATATGAATTGTTTCATTATTCGTTATTTCCGGGTCTTTTCATTGCATTCACTTACAACAAGAAACAACCACCAGCGTTTGGTGCAGCACCTGCATTTTGGTGTATTCTTCTTTCTTTCCTTGGTCTTTTGTTCTGTCATATTCCTAATAACTTATCCAATTACAGCGTATTAACCGCTAATGCACCTTTCTTTTATCAAATCTCAGGGACATGGTCTAATCATGAAGGTAGTATTTTATTATGGTGTCGGATCCCAAGTTTTTATGGATTCCTTCTTTGTTACCGGGGTCGATCCCAAAGCCATAATGTCTCAAAACGAGGAGGCCATAGAGAAAGTCTTCTTTTTTCCTTTGTCTTAAACTTCGTGAAGAACTCCATTCTATCTCTTCCTCGTTACGAACAAAAAA GAATCGGACTTTTGGCGGGCCAGCTCTTTTTTACGCGCCGCTTTACCCTGAAAGGAAAATGA